One window from the genome of Gadus macrocephalus chromosome 7, ASM3116895v1 encodes:
- the arhgap32b gene encoding rho GTPase-activating protein 32 isoform X1, whose product MARSAEIPELRTEPLMRSCSSSTASMKVKNVKKLSFTKGHFPKLAECAHFHYENVDFGTIQLSLADEQCEVTRNGYESKELVYLVQIYCQGRSWIVRRSYEDFRVLDKHLHLCIYDRRFSQLPELPRFDSLTDQSESVSQMLLAYLSRLSAIADNQINCGPALTWMEVDNKGNHLLVHEESSINVPAIAAAHVIKRYIAQAADELSFEVGDIVSVIDMPPKEDTTWWRGKHGFQVGFFPSECVELINDKVPQSVTNAVPKPASPCTGLQPASWNLFPPYLEMESVKQDNVWVADPLNHYSPDSVSKKHGKLITFLRTFMKSRPTKQKLKQRGILRERVFGCDLGEHLLNSGHDVPQVLKSCTEFLEKHGVVDGIYRLSGIASNIQKLRHEFDSEQIPDLTKDVYIQDIHCVGSLCKLYFRELPNPLLTYQLYEKFSDAVSAATDEERLIKIHDVIQQLPPPHYRTLEFLMRHLSHLATFSYITNMHSKNLAIVWAPNLLRSKQIESACFSGTAAFMEVRIQSVVVEFILNHTDVLFSAKLSSLIREGAGHNSLSRPKSLLVSSPSTKLLTLEEAQARTQAQINSPVTEDSKYIEVGEGPAALQGKFHTVIEFPTERKRPPVKAKKSPVGSWRSFFNLGKSSSMSKRKLQRNPSEPSELKAMALAGGRGDTATLRSAKSEESLTSLHNVQGESKAYRPRRPRSSSDALSPSFANELLDGGHHPHHHRRGRQSDSYDNLDAAAAAAAGGGESDGDDGPIRVPALISPPRCSAASGANGGEDVDLSPPDMGVASLDFDPMSFQCSGPDTSYAFPLDETTGAAGGEGLCFRTPGSGSASSVADEALSPFPLGPLNFLLPPAEPGRTAGEKAGGMRMMTTSYSYTDKPTQAVSPIKCGKSASADWLSASDLFPTELSPGGEASLSQAFQLELQGKLATADSRESKLKGSSEPPQNGAAKEHQGAIALDTSKDPSPAPPPPLAPAAQHSAPPPPPPKTSARMLALVLAESAQQACVQVQSESPAALEAAPSCPVAPQPKPRSVREGPSDGSSTKPKSTAVHSGGDPPPQEPLCTRPDPPPGHTLASKPSPAATLETGFSVHTTAFPAPLNQGPLLAGSTSQGPLGQRSPERQQRQPRGAAPLPVSTSTSSTVSGPGSTARCQGAAAAPQPAPEVKLRESVPPPTLPKPTERHSLMAHQPKPVALSLSQHPPQPQPQPSTQPTPPAQPDTQPQTALQTALQTAPQTAPQTATPLAPQSASQPAPRTEGPAPQTVPQTNQAAPQAAPQTAPHTAPHTAPHTAPNTAPHSAPHSAPHTAPHTAPHTAPHTAPHTAPNTAPHTAPHTAPHTAPHTAPNTAPHTAPHTAPHTAPQTAPHTAPHTAPHTAPHTAPNTAPQTAPHTAPHTAPNTAPQTAPHTAPLPQSYGPAPPRPQVAQLAQPQSQAKVSARVAPTTAETTEKPWEAIEPTQPPRGAPETPQPPSREPPGPTPPAPPVRTMESKLAAAALSHSEGSMPSAHPDDTPHYGPPSPRKSNNHQPAYLYHTQGEAVSLEPPGPAYYHHQHGSIPVGPPAPAQHHYRPDAVPPPAAPHHSYVSKSEPHIAYRAHMDGRYSTLGPRSTHHSIKSRSNHTRSMYISPGHLVQGQGYVSADRIPGYPTIRRVHSMHVPSAIRTVPVLRTEVPPDDELFFYHRAGFPCKAFQQQQQQAAQQQAAQQQAAQQQAAQQQAAQQQAAAQQQAAQADYHVTQLQPYFENGRVQYRYSPYSGSSPLEAPFYDVDPYGSIRLRHVHSYGSRELGGTLGRHSGSKASGYHYLSRHGIPPGKEHSFVSRDMPPGHGPKGGPVYLSWDPEECERLRMHSIRRESRARQKMKGPVLSQYDNVGVYPAPDPSGYDSLHLRSKSDPGKAAQMAAAEAKEGRHPQPRSLAPDADVLMYVETCRPDGPTNQGDSRRCQSSNSLSASSSHSLSAPHDAKHQHGADELCGGSGRSKHWQQEHPNKRGFVPRYERPEADRHQAKAPSGGYHGPEEPAWREQPARSKPERSHSMRDPPPLHAPAQPDAEQDYSYHKRGGKAAPSHYDNLDDYHQVPQPQAPVQKRGLGHGTFPTPAFTAVHSNRAYTTALGQGAFLQAELAIARPETEICTE is encoded by the exons TCCGTTTCCCAGATGCTATTGGCCTACCTCTCACGGCTCTCAGCCATCGCTGACAACCAGATCAACTGTGGGCCCGCCCTCACGTGGATGGAG GTGGACAACAAGGGGAACCATCTGTTGGTGCATGAGGAGTCCTCCATCAATGTGCCAGCCATCGCTGCTGCCCATGTCATCAAGCGCTACATCGCCCAGGCCGCGGACGAGCTGTCATTTGAG gTGGGTGATATTGTGTCGGTCATTGACATGCCCCCCAAGGAGGACACCACATGGTGGAGAGGAAAACACGGCTTTCAG gttgGCTTCTTTCCCAGCGAGTGTGTGGAGCTGATAAACGATAAAGTGCCGCAGTCTGTGACCAACGCAGTGCCAAAGCCAG CATCGCCATGCACTGGTCTGCAGCCTGCATCCTGGAacctcttccctccct ACCTGGAGATGGAGAGTGTAAAACAGGACAATGTTTGGGTCGCTGACCCCCTAAACCACTACAGCCCTGATTCAG TGTCTAAGAAGCACGGCAAGCTGATCACCTTCCTCCGCACCTTCATGAAGTCGCGGCCCACCAAGCAGAAGCTGAAGCAGAGGGGCATCCTCCGGGAGAGGGTCTTCGGCTGTGACCTGGGAGAGCACCTGCTGAACTCTGGTCATGACG TTCCTCAAGTGCTCAAGAGCTGCACAGAGTTCCTCGAGAAGCACGGGGTGGTGGATGGAATCTACCGCCTCTCTGGAATCGCGTCCAACATCCAGAAGCTGAG GCACGAGTTTGACTCTGAGCAGATCCCCGACCTGACCAAAGATGTGTACATCCAGGACATCCACTGCGTGGGCTCACTGTGCAAGCTCTACTTTCGAGAGCTGCCTAACCCGCTGCTCACCTACCAGCTCTATGAGAAGTTCTCT GATGCCGTATCGGCCGCCACAGACGAGGAGCGACTCATCAAGATCCATGACGTCATCCAGCAGCTGCCCCCGCCGCATTACAG GACGCTGGAGTTCCTCATGAGACACCTGTCGCACCTGGCCACGTTCAGCTACATCACCAACATGCACAGCAAGAACCTGGCCATCGTGTGGGCACCCAACCTGCTGAG GTCGAAGCAGATCGAGTCGGCCTGCTTCAGCGGCACGGCGGCCTTCATGGAGGTGCGCATCcagtcggtggtggtggagttcaTCCTCAACCACACCGACGTGCTCTTCAGCGCCAAGCTCAGCTCCCTTATACGGGAGggcgcag GCCACAACTCGCTGTCGCGGCCCAAGTCTCTGCTGGTGTCCTCTCCCTCCACAAAGCTGCTCACCCTGGAGGAGGCCCAGGCCCGCACGCAGGCCCAGATCAACTCCCCCGTCACTGAGGACAGCAAGTACATCGAGGTGGGCGAGGGGCCCGCCGCCCTGCAGGGCAAGTTCCACACAGTCATCGAGTTTCCCACCGAGAG GAAGAGGCCTCCGGTCAAGGCCAAGAAGTCCCCGGTGGGCAGCTGGCGGTCCTTCTTCAACCTGGGGAAGTCGTCCTCCATGTCCAAACGCAAGCTGCAAAGGAACCCCAGCGAGCCCAGCGAGCTCAAAGCCATGGCCCTAGCCG GTGGGAGAGGAGACACGGCAACGCTGAGATCGGCCAAGAGTGAAGAGTCCCTGACGTCCCTGCACAACGTCCAGG GAGAGTCCAAGGCCTACCGTCCGCGGCGGCCCCGCTCCAGCAGTGacgccctctccccctccttcgcCAACGAGCTCCTGGACGGCggccaccacccacaccaccaccgccgcgggCGCCAGTCCGACTCCTACGACAACCtggacgcggcggcggcggcggcggctggcggCGGCGAGAGCGACGGGGACGACGGCCCCATCCGCGTGCCGGCCCTCATCTCGCCGCCCCGCTGCTCGGCCGCCTCGGGCGCCAACGGCGGCGAGGACGTGGACCTCAGCCCGCCCGACATGGGCGTGGCCTCGCTGGACTTTGACCCCATGTCCTTCCAGTGCAGCGGCCCCGACACGTCCTACGCCTTCCCCCTGGACGAGACGACGGGCGCGgccggaggggaggggctctgcTTCAGGACCCCGGGCTCGGGCAGCGCCTCGTCCGTCGCCGACGAGGCCCTCTCGCCGTTCCCCCTGGGGCCCCTCAACTTCCTGCTGCCGCCCGCCGAGCCCGGACGCACGGCCGGAGAGAAGGCGGGCGGCATGAGGATGATGACGACGTCGTACTCGTACACGGACAAACCCACGCAGGCCGTCTCGCCCATCAAATGCGGGAAGTCAGCCAGCGCGGACTGGCTGTCCGCCTCGGATCTCTTCCCCACAGAGCTGTCGCCCGGCGGGGAGGCCAGCCTCAGCCAGGCCTTCCAGCTGGAGCTGCAGGGCAAACTTGCCACGGCCGACAGCCGGGAGTCGAAACTCAAAGGGAGCTCGGAGCCACCGCAGAACGGCGCCGCGAAAGAGCACCAAG GAGCCATAGCACTGGACACTTCAAAGGACCCCtccccagcccctcctcctcctctcgccccTGCAGCCCAGCActccgcccctccccctcccccacccaagACCTCCGCCCGCATgctggccctggtcctggccgAATCGGCCCAGCAAGCCTGCGTTCAGGTCCAGAGCGAGTCCCCCGCCGCGCTGGAGGCCGCGCCCTCCTGTCCCGTGGCCCCCCAGCCCAAGCCTCGCTCGGTCAGGGAGGGCCCCTCAGACGGAAGCTCCACGAAACCAAAGTCGACGGCCGTCCATTCGGGGGGGGACCCGCCGCCGCAGGAACCCCTCTGCACGCGCCCGGACCCTCCACCCGGCCACACGCTCGCCAGCAAGCCTTCGCCAGCAGCGACCCTGGAGACGGGCTTCAGCGTACACACCACAGCTTTTCCCGCTCCTCTGAACCAGGGCCCCCTCTTAGCCGGCTCCACCAGCCAGGGGCCCCTCGGCCAGAGGAGCCCAGAGAGGCAGCAGAGGCAGCCCCGCGGCGCCGCGCCGCTACCGGTTAGCACCAGCACGTCTTCCACCGTCTCGGGTCCCGGCAGCACGGCCCGCTGCCAGGGGGCCGCTGCCGCGCCACAGCCGGCTCCTGAG GTCAAGTTAAGAGAGAGCGTGCCGCCCCCAACCCTTCCGAAGCCCACAGAGCGCCACTCGCTGATGGCCCACCAGCCCAAGCCGGTggccctctccctgtcccagcATCCACCAcaaccccagccccagccctccACTCAGCCCACACCTCCAGCCCAGCCGGACACCCAGCCCCAGACAGCACTCCAGACAGCACTCCAGACAGCACCCCAAACAGCCCCCCAAACAGCAACCCCGCTCGCACCCCAGTCAGCTTCACAGCCAGCGCCCAGGACGGAAGGGCCTGCGCCCCAGACCGTGCCCCAGACGAACCAGGCCGCGCCCCAGGCCGCGCCCCAGACCGCCCCCCACACCGCCCCCCACACTGCCCCCCACACCGCCCCCAACACCGCCCCCCACAGCGCCCCCCACAGCGCCCCCCACACCGCCCCCCACACCGCCCCCCACACCGCCCCCCACACCGCCCCCCACACTGCCCCCAACACCGCGCCCCACACCGCCCCCCACACCGCCCCCCACACCGCCCCCCACACTGCCCCCAACACCGCGCCCCACACCGCCCCCCACACCGCCCCCCACACCGCCCCCCAGACCGCCCCCCACACCGCCCCCCACACCGCCCCCCACACCGCCCCCCACACTGCCCCCAACACCGCGCCCCAGACCGCCCCCCACACCGCCCCCCACACTGCCCCCAACACCGCGCCCCAGACCGCCCCCCACACCGCGCCCCTTCCCCAGTCTTacggccccgccccgccccggccACAAGTGGCCCAGCTGGCCCAACCTCAGTCGCAGGCCAAGGTGAGCGCCCGCGTGGCTCCCACCACAGCGGAGACGACAGAGAAGCCGTGGGAGGCCATCGAGCCAACGCAGCCCCCCCGCGGGGCCCCCGAAACGCCGCAGCCTCCGTCCAGGGAGCCCCCCGGCCCcacgcccccggccccgcccgtcCGCACCATGGAGAGCAAGCTGGCGGCCGCCGCCCTCAGCCACAGCGAGGGGTCCATGCCCAGCGCCCACCCCGACGACACCCCCCACTACGGCCCGCCGTCCCCCCGCAAGTCCAACAACCACCAGCCGGCCTACCTGTACCACACCCAGGGGGAGGCGGTCTCGCTGGAGCCCCCCGGACCGgcctactaccaccaccagcacgGCAGTATCCCCGTgggcccccccgccccggcgCAGCACCACTACCGGCCCGACGCCGTGCCGCCGCCGGCAGCCCCCCACCACTCCTACGTCTCCAAGTCGGAGCCCCACATAGCGTACCGGGCCCACATGGACGGGCGCTACAGCACCCTGGGGCCCAGGTCCACCCACCACTCCATCAAGTCCCGGAGCAACCACACCCGCAGCATGTACATCTCCCCCGGGCACCTGGTCCAGGGCCAGGGCTACGTCTCTGCCGACCGGATCCCCGGGTACCCCACCATCCGCAGGGTGCACTCCATGCACGTGCCCTCCGCCATCCGCACGGTGCCCGTCCTGCGCACCGAGGTCCCCCCCGATGACGAGCTGTTCTTCTACCACCGGGCGGGCTTCCCCTGCAAGGccttccagcagcagcagcagcaggccgcgCAGCAGCAAGCCGCGCAGCAGCAAGCCGCGCAGCAACAGGCCGCGCAGCAACAGGCCGCGCAGCAACAGGCCGCCGCCCAGCAGCAGGCCGCGCAGGCCGACTACCACGTCACCCAGCTGCAGCCTTACTTTGAGAACGGCCGGGTGCAGTACCGCTACAGCCCCTACTCGGGCTCCAGCCCGCTGGAGGCGCCCTTCTACGACGTGGACCCCTACGGCAGCATCCGCCTCCGACACGTCCACTCGTACGGCAGCCGGGAGCTGGGGGGCACGCTGGGCCGCCACTCGGGGAGCAAGGCCAGCGGCTACCACTACCTCTCCCGCCACGGCATCCCGCCGGGCAAGGAGCACAGCTTCGTCAGCAGGGACATGCCCCCCGGCCACGGCCCCAAGGGGGGGCCCGTCTACCTGTCCTGGGACCCCGAGGAGTGCGAGCGGCTCCGCATGCACTCCATCCGCAGGGAGAGCCGGGCCCGGCAGAAGATGAAGGGGCCCGTGCTGTCCCAGTACGACAACGTGGGCGTGTACCCGGCGCCGGACCCCTCGGGCTACGACAGCCTGCACCTCCGCAGCAAGTCGGACCCCGGGAAGGCGGCGCagatggcggcggcggaggccaAGGAGGGCCGACACCCCCAGCCCAGGAGCCTGGCACCGGACGCAGACGTCCTGATGTACGTTGAGACCTGCCGGCCCGACGGCCCGACCAATCAGGGCGACTCCAGAAGGTGCCAGTCGTCCAACTCCCTGTCCGCCTCCTCTAGCCACAGCCTCTCGGCACCGCACGACGCCAAACACCAGCACGGCGCCGACGAGCTCTGCGGGGGATCCGGCCGCTCCAAACACTGGCAGCAGGAGCACCCCAACAAGAGGGGCTTTGTGCCCCGCTACGAACGCCCCGAGGCCGACCGCCACCAGGCCAAGGCCCCCAGCGGCGGCTACCACGGCCCCGAGGAGCCGGCCTGGAGGGAGCAGCCGGCGCGCTCCAAGCCCGAGCGCTCTCACAGCATGAGGGACCCGCCACCGCTCCACGCCCCGGCTCAGCCAGACGCCGAGCAGGACTACTCCTACCACAAGCGCGGCGGCAAGGCGGCCCCCTCGCACTATGACAACTTGGACGACTACCACCAAGTACCTCAGCCACAGGCGCCCGTCCAGAAGCGCGGGCTGGGCCACGGCACCTTCCCTACTCCCGCATTCACCGCGGTCCACAGCAACAGAGCCTACACCACGGCTCTGGGCCAAGGTGCCTTCCTCCAGGCGGAGCTGGCCATCGCACGGCCGGAGACCGAAATATGTACAGAATAG